One segment of Phycisphaerales bacterium DNA contains the following:
- a CDS encoding molybdopterin-dependent oxidoreductase → MTQKPSKTITVTPLENFPPPKQWDNWVEHDPVAWPKKVERRYMLVPTTCFNCEAACGLVAYIDKNTKQIKKLEGNPHHPGSRGRNCAKGPATLNQIENPDRILYPLKRVGPRGSGQFERTSWDEALDSMAAKIRAALLEDRRNEIMYHVGRPGADGYMDRVLKSWGIDGHNSHTNVCSSSARVGYALWSGADRPSPDHANAKFILLLSAHLETGHYFNPHAQRIIEGMRDGAKLCVVDVRLSNTASKADHWLAPWPGTETTLLLAMVTVLLQEELYDRSFVENWVNWRETLEALSPDGEVCFDRFIEVLKAYYQKYTPEHAAEECGVDAEVVRSVAREIGAAGSAFASHVWRNAASGNLGGWQVSRCLQFIAVLVGAVGAEGGSHLNSDNKFVPAPFLTPPPQKIWNELLYPLEFPLAYHELSYLLPHFLEEGRGKIAAYFTRVYNPVWTNPDGLMWERMLKDESKVELHAALTPVWSETAQYADYVLPMGLGAERHDLMSQETHAAKWISFRQPVQRVFGERMGERYDTTYEANPGEVWEEDEFWIELSWRIDPDGTLGIRKYYESPTQPGQKITLDEYYGWIFENSVPGLPEAAKEHGMTPLEYMRHHGAFLVEDHVYRTHMTELSEAEKEGTALAVDGTVEREGQPVGIHVDGAPRRGFKTPSKRLELYSDTLVQWGWPEHSMPGVIESHIHHRHLNKDAGEFALISTFRLPTLIHTRSDNAKWLYELSNANPVWIHPTDAERLGIELGALVRVSSQIGHYVNRAWVTEAMRPGVIACSHHLGRWRLFDSATTDRWNSAPVMREDMASGAVRFRRLEAIGPYKSADSDTRKIWWTDGGVHQNMIFPVQPDPISGMHCWHQRVTLAIAEPDDCYGDVVVDLNRSMEIYRKWMAHTRPAPGPGGLRRPLWFARAVKPAAETYECP, encoded by the coding sequence ATGACACAAAAGCCTTCAAAGACAATCACTGTCACGCCGCTGGAGAACTTTCCGCCTCCTAAACAGTGGGATAATTGGGTCGAACACGATCCAGTAGCTTGGCCTAAAAAAGTCGAACGTCGATATATGTTGGTGCCAACAACCTGCTTCAATTGCGAGGCAGCATGCGGTCTGGTTGCCTACATCGATAAGAATACAAAGCAGATCAAGAAGCTTGAAGGCAATCCGCATCATCCTGGATCGCGTGGGCGAAACTGCGCCAAGGGGCCAGCAACACTTAATCAGATTGAGAACCCTGATCGAATTCTCTATCCACTCAAACGAGTTGGGCCGCGCGGCTCTGGGCAATTCGAGCGTACCAGCTGGGACGAAGCTCTTGATTCAATGGCAGCGAAGATTCGTGCTGCATTGCTCGAAGATCGTCGTAACGAAATTATGTATCACGTGGGGCGACCTGGGGCAGATGGATATATGGATCGTGTACTCAAGTCTTGGGGTATTGATGGACATAATTCGCACACCAATGTCTGCTCATCGTCGGCGCGCGTCGGTTATGCGCTCTGGTCTGGTGCTGATCGGCCGTCGCCTGACCATGCCAATGCGAAGTTCATTCTCTTGTTATCAGCACATTTGGAAACAGGGCACTACTTCAATCCGCATGCGCAACGGATTATTGAGGGCATGCGTGATGGGGCGAAGCTCTGTGTCGTTGACGTAAGGCTGTCAAACACGGCATCCAAAGCCGACCACTGGCTGGCGCCATGGCCAGGCACAGAGACCACACTTTTGTTAGCCATGGTCACTGTTCTTCTACAAGAGGAGCTCTACGATCGATCATTTGTAGAGAATTGGGTGAATTGGCGAGAGACACTTGAGGCGCTATCGCCGGATGGTGAGGTGTGCTTCGATCGATTTATTGAGGTGCTAAAAGCGTACTATCAAAAGTACACACCAGAACATGCAGCGGAGGAATGTGGTGTTGACGCTGAAGTTGTTCGATCTGTTGCACGAGAAATAGGTGCTGCAGGTAGCGCCTTTGCCAGTCATGTCTGGCGGAATGCGGCATCAGGAAATCTTGGTGGATGGCAAGTCTCGCGTTGCCTTCAATTCATAGCCGTTCTGGTGGGAGCGGTGGGTGCTGAGGGTGGTAGTCATCTGAATTCTGATAATAAATTTGTGCCAGCGCCTTTCCTTACCCCGCCTCCACAGAAAATCTGGAACGAACTTCTCTATCCACTTGAATTCCCGCTTGCTTATCACGAGTTGAGCTACTTATTGCCGCACTTCCTAGAAGAAGGACGCGGCAAGATTGCGGCCTATTTCACTCGCGTCTATAACCCAGTGTGGACAAATCCGGATGGCTTGATGTGGGAGCGCATGCTTAAGGATGAATCAAAAGTTGAATTACATGCCGCGTTGACGCCTGTTTGGAGTGAAACCGCGCAGTATGCAGATTATGTCTTACCAATGGGACTTGGAGCCGAGAGACATGATCTTATGAGCCAAGAGACACATGCTGCGAAATGGATTAGTTTTCGGCAGCCTGTTCAACGCGTCTTTGGGGAGCGCATGGGTGAACGTTATGACACGACCTATGAAGCAAATCCTGGCGAGGTATGGGAAGAAGATGAATTTTGGATCGAGCTCTCTTGGCGTATTGATCCTGATGGAACGCTTGGTATTCGTAAGTATTACGAGTCGCCGACTCAACCCGGGCAGAAGATTACACTCGACGAGTACTACGGTTGGATTTTTGAAAATTCGGTACCCGGCTTGCCAGAGGCCGCCAAAGAACATGGCATGACGCCGCTTGAGTACATGCGTCACCATGGTGCATTTTTGGTTGAAGATCATGTCTATCGCACACATATGACGGAACTTTCTGAGGCTGAAAAGGAAGGCACAGCTTTAGCGGTAGATGGAACGGTCGAGCGTGAAGGTCAGCCGGTCGGTATTCATGTAGATGGAGCGCCGCGTCGTGGTTTTAAAACACCAAGCAAGCGTTTAGAGCTGTATAGCGATACGCTGGTGCAGTGGGGTTGGCCTGAGCACTCAATGCCCGGTGTCATAGAAAGTCATATTCATCACAGGCATCTCAATAAAGATGCGGGTGAGTTTGCACTTATCTCAACATTCCGATTGCCGACGCTCATCCACACTCGTTCAGATAATGCAAAGTGGCTGTACGAGCTCTCTAACGCAAATCCAGTTTGGATTCATCCTACCGATGCCGAACGTCTTGGAATTGAGCTTGGGGCATTGGTACGCGTATCTTCTCAAATCGGACATTACGTCAATCGAGCTTGGGTGACAGAAGCAATGAGACCAGGCGTTATTGCTTGTTCTCATCACTTGGGCCGATGGAGACTATTTGATTCTGCCACTACCGATCGTTGGAACAGTGCGCCGGTAATGCGGGAAGATATGGCCTCAGGTGCGGTTCGGTTCCGTCGTCTTGAGGCAATTGGCCCTTATAAAAGTGCTGATTCAGACACCAGAAAAATTTGGTGGACTGATGGTGGTGTACACCAAAACATGATCTTCCCAGTCCAACCTGATCCTATTTCTGGCATGCACTGCTGGCATCAACGCGTCACGCTCGCTATTGCCGAACCCGATGATTGTTATGGGGATGTTGTTGTTGATCTGAATCGATCGATGGAGATCTACCGAAAGTGGATGGCGCACACGAGGCCAGCGCCGGGGCCTGGTGGGTTGCGTAGGCCTCTGTGGTTTGCAAGAGCCGTCAAGCCTGCAGCAGAGACATATGAATGTCCTTGA
- a CDS encoding tetratricopeptide repeat protein: MALKSKTHSRDEATNQMAFGIALVWDRYFLDAIKVFRTVADSEESLAGAAWCNIGLTYLKMRLYKDAERALSKVIKCYPKSKLHQTIPHEESGLIIAKAYLGRVHARLGQGNTSGAGKDLEAMETLPSSFVIDEQGHQISFRELAAVQF; encoded by the coding sequence ATGGCCCTCAAAAGCAAAACGCATTCAAGAGATGAGGCCACCAATCAGATGGCGTTTGGAATTGCATTGGTTTGGGATCGGTACTTTTTAGATGCAATCAAAGTTTTTCGTACAGTGGCGGATTCTGAAGAATCACTAGCTGGAGCAGCCTGGTGCAATATTGGCTTGACGTATCTAAAAATGAGACTCTATAAAGACGCTGAACGGGCCTTGTCCAAAGTCATCAAGTGTTATCCGAAATCGAAGCTACATCAGACAATTCCGCACGAAGAGAGTGGTTTGATCATCGCAAAGGCTTATCTCGGCCGAGTACACGCTCGATTAGGACAAGGCAATACCTCAGGTGCTGGCAAAGATCTTGAAGCAATGGAAACGCTCCCTTCATCATTTGTGATCGATGAGCAGGGACATCAAATATCGTTTCGAGAACTCGCTGCGGTTCAGTTCTAG